In Thunnus thynnus chromosome 20, fThuThy2.1, whole genome shotgun sequence, a single window of DNA contains:
- the prr15lb gene encoding proline-rich protein 15-like protein B: MADQSWWKLTFSRKKKSESKVLYEIPAECGSNTGHKEHSSNNPPPDRMDSQFNARLEKIVDKSATKGRHVKVSHSGRFKEKKKVRATLVENPNLFAEHNLSDENHKMKTEK, from the coding sequence ATGGCTGACCAAAGCTGGTGGAAGCTGACCTTCTCACGCAAAAAGAAATCTGAATCCAAGGTCCTGTACGAGATCCCGGCCGAGTGCGGCAGCAACACTGGGCATAAAGAGCACTCGAGCAATAATCCCCCTCCGGACCGTATGGACAGCCAGTTCAATGCCAGACTGGAGAAGATTGTAGATAAATCTGCCACCAAAGGCCGCCACGTCAAGGTCTCCCACTCTGGTCGCTtcaaggagaagaagaaggtcCGCGCCACGCTGGTGGAGAACCCAAATCTGTTCGCAGAGCACAACCTCAGTGACGAGAACCATAAAATGAAGACTGAAAAATAG